One genomic region from Agelaius phoeniceus isolate bAgePho1 chromosome 25, bAgePho1.hap1, whole genome shotgun sequence encodes:
- the ELF3 gene encoding ETS-related transcription factor Elf-3 — MAGSCEISNIFSNYISAMYQPDEVQPGLDMLGQLGDDSTLGLGLPASQPPAQSTDKPQWFSELPYLWSKVQVLEWISYHVEKNKYDASSIDFSCCNMDGRTLCHCSREQMRRIFGPLGDELYDRLHEITSDELNWIIDLLEKEDATSQTFLNSNQLELGNPCAKDSLEDLKPTNPFTDFTCLPGSMSPGSSDVSGPVMSHSPNSQDSGGSDLDLDPAESKLFPNEHFPGSKKGDSKHGKRKRGRPRKLSKESRDCLENKKSKHSPRGTHLWEFIRDILIHPELNEGLMKWEDRREGVFKFLRSEAVAQLWGQKKKNSSMTYEKLSRAMRYYYKREILERVDGRRLVYKFGKNSSGWKEEEVLNRNKEL, encoded by the exons ATGGCAGGATCTTGTGAGATCAGCAACATCTTCTCGAACTACATCAGCGCCATGTACCAGCCCGACGAGGTGCAGCCAGGCTTGGACATGCTGGGACAGCTTGGGGATGACAGCACCCTGGGGCTTGGCCTCCCAGCCAGCcagcccccagcacagagcacag ACAAGCCCCAGTGGTTCAGTGAGCTCCCCTACCTCTGGAGCAAGGTGCAGGTGCTGGAGTGGATCAGCTACCACGTGGAGAAGAACAAGTATGATGCCAGCTCCATCGACTTCTCCTGCTGCAACATGGACGGGCGCACGctgtgccactgcagcagggagcagatgcGCCGCATCTTCGGGCCCCTGGGGGACGAGCTCTACGACCGCCTGCACGAGATCA CCTCTGATGAGCTGAACTGGATCATTGATTTGCTGGAAAAAGAGGATGCGACTTCCCAGACCTTCCTCAACTCCAACCAGCTGG AGCTGGGAAATCCCTGTGCCAAGGACTCCTTGGAGGACTTAAAGCCCACAAACCCTTTCACAGACTTCACCTGCTTGCCTGGTTCCAtgtccccaggcagctctgATGTCTCAG GGCCTGTGATGTCCCACAGCCCCAACTCTCAGGACTCCGGTGGAAGTGACCTCGACCTCGACCCTGCAGAATCAAAGCTCTTCCCTAATG AGCACTTTCCAGGCAGCAAAAAAGGCGACAGCAAACATGGCAAGCGGAAACGGGGACGGCCCCGAAAACTCAGCAAGGAGAGCAGAGACTGCCTGGAGAACAAGAAGAGCAAGCACT CCCCAAGAGGCACCCACCTGTGGGAGTTCATCCGGGACATCCTGATCCACCCCGAGCTGAACGAGGGGCTGATGAAGTGGGAGGATCGGCGCGAGGGCGTCTTCAAGTTCCTGCGCTCGGAAGCCgtggctcagctctggggccagaagaagaaaaacagcagcaTGACCTATGAGAAGCTGAGCAGAGCCATGAG ATATTACTACAAACGAGAGATCCTGGAGAGAGTCGATGGACGGCGGCTGGTGTACAAGTTTGGGAAGAACTCCAGCGGCTGGAAGGAAGAGGAGGTGCTCAACAGGAACAAGGAGCTGTAG